ACTATCGTTAACTTAGCTTCATAGCAACAATCTGATTTGTGTGCATCATGGTGATTGTTCTTTAGATCTGGCTTACTTAGATCTCATTGCTGCTCTAGTTCACGATGGAATCTCTCTAGCACTTGAAATGTCATTTCTATCGATATAACATATGCATTTGTTGTTCTGTTTATTGTACAGGCGAGAGGTTTGAAGAAGCATTTGAAGAGGCTCAATGCCCCTAAGCATTGGATGCTTGACAAACTCGGTGGTGCTTTTGTatgtcttcttctctctctctctctttcttcttgtctccatatatatatGTCTCATTTGCTCGTATTGGTTCCACGCAGGCCCCCAAGCCATCTTCTGGACCCCACAAGTCGAGGGAGTGCCTTCCCCTCGTTCTTATCATCAGGAACAGGTTGAAGTACGCTCTCACCTACCGTGAAGTCATCTCCATCTTGATGCAAAGGCACATCCAGGTTGATGGCAAAGTCAGGACTGACAAGACCTACCCTGCTGGTTTCATGGATGTTGTCTCTATCCCCAAGACTAACGAGAACTTCCGTCTTCTCTATGACACCAAGGGACGTTTCCGTCTCCACTCCATCAGAGATGAGGAAGCCAAGGTTTCTTTTATCTCTCCTCGCGTGTTGTCATTTAGAGTACTAATGTTTGACGTGTATGTATACTAacaagatttgtttttttttctctctatctTTAGTTTAAGCTTTGCAAGGTTCGAACTATCCAGGTGGGACAGAAGGGCATTCCTTACCTCAACACATACGATGGTCGCACCATCCGTTACCCTGACCCACTCATCAAGCCTAATGACACCATCAAGCTCGACCTGGAGGAGAACAAGATTGTGGACTCCATCAAGTTTGATGTCGGCAATGTTGTGATGGTGACTGGAGGAAGAAACAGAGGGCGTGTTGGTGTGATTAAGAACCGTGAGAAGCATAAGGGAAGCTTTGAGACAATCCACATCCAAGACTCTACAGGACATGAGTTTGCAACACGTTTGGGAAATGTCTTCACCCTCGGCAAAGGAACTAAGCCCTGGGTTTCTCTTCCTAAGGGTAAAGGTATTAAGCTCACCATCATCGAGGAAGCCAGGAAGAGGCTCTCTGGCCAACAAGCTGCTTAAGTTTTCGACTTTCAGCTCTCTATCATGTCGTTTTAGATGACTTTTGTTTCCTTAGACTCACTTTGCATCTTTTGGCTTGCTACTCAGTTTTGgaacttatgtttttttatctatttcaagagttttaaaatatgatCTAGTACAACGCAAGAACCACAGAGATGTGGTTACTGTCCAAATCCTGACATGTTACGAAGTACCAGCCCATACAAGTTCACTATTGGCCATTTGCATCTTTTGGTTTGCTACTCGGTTTAGAAACTTATGTTATTTTATCTGTTTTAAGAGTTTAAAGACTTATCTAGTACAAAACAGAAGAACAACCGAGCTGTGGTTACCGTCCAATCGATATATTATACCAAACCTATGGAAGACTTTCACTATTAATCATTTGCAGTTTGTTTGTTACAAACTAATACTATGTTACAGAGCTGTGATAACTGTCGTTGTCCCCGTGAACAGCTCGTTGATTCGCTCCTCTGTCCTGAACTACCCCATAATGATCCGTCTGGTTAATATTGAGGGCACACATACATTAAGTATTGAGTTAAAACATTAGAGCTGTCTTCTCAGTTTTGATACTTATATCTAATGTATCTGTCTCGTCAAATACGAACGAGCACCAGACATAGAGTACGCATAATATAGATGGTGAATTGGTGAGTAACGCTATGGAGAAACAATTTACAGCAACtaaaagaaacaagagagaCAAACGTTTACTGAACTCTATCAGATAGATACAAcagatgaacaaacaaaaaaacaagaaaatacatTAGTTCGACACCCATTATTAGTTTATCACGTACTGTGATTCTGTGTCAAACATGGAACTGGTATGATTATGCCAAAATGAACATCATTCGCTCTTTCGTTTTTCTGTGTCTGTTAGCTGCTCTGCTTCTCTCTGTCGTATTGGCTCGTCTCTTCTGCAGCCTTTGCCCACACGTTGCTAATTTTCTCTGCGTATCCAACCTGCAACCACAACAAACACAAGTTTTTATTTCAGAAACTCGACTCTGTTTCATTACTGGCAGATTTTATGAACTCCTACTTCCTCTTCACCGATATTATTATTCAAAGCACTCATCATTCACTAGGCTGTAAGAGATCCACCGTCTCATTATAATCTATTTTTCAACTTCTCTACTCTTAAAAGCTCATTAAGAATGGAACTACACTACCTTTTATGCTTAACCTACAAAATCTCCTTACCATTAATTACTCATTCTACATAGAAAACTTTCACTGAGCAATACAGAAAGGCTTAAGGCTTCATAAAAAGCTAATGTGCTGAATAATATTAACGTACCTGGTTAACAACAAAACCCTTCATCATGTTCATGAAGTCTGCACGCCTTTCTCCATCCAACCTCTCCACCTCAGATCGGTTGTTATCCTGCAATAATACAAATTTACACAAGAGCACGATCAAAAAACTTTATATCATGTTGGTACATCAGCACAAGCTTTCATATGCAATGGTTATTACTAAATACCTTGATCCTTTCATACTCTCTGATGGCAACATTTTTTGCGTCTTCAGTGACCTTGATGGTTTCTTTTAACTCTTCTATTTTCCGGATCCTTGATTTGTCACCACCAAATACCTTTGATGATGCAGCCTCTAGCTTTTCAGCCCTTGCTTGCAGCGAAGAAAGCTCTGATAGAAGAGTCTGCACTGTCAGTAAAGCACTACATCTATCTGCAAATGCGCCTTGGACAGCCATCATCATGCCAAGGTACTCATGAAGTGTGTCCTGTAATGAacaattcatttaaaataaaagctCTTAGTGAAGCTAAAATACCCCAAAATCTCCATGTATAAACCGGTAACCTGTCAAGAGTCTCATTTGATTCGAAGTAAGAAGGCAATTTTACATTTCTGTAGTTGGATAGATAATTACCAAATGTTTGACAGTCTGGGAATTCAACTCCCTATAAAATCTGCTTGCTTTTACAGCCGCAGTGGCTAAATTCTTCATATCAGTAGCACGAGTTCTTTGGGAGTTGaaaacagcttcttcgttcTCGAACTTTGTCAGCTTAATGAATGCTAACCCCAGTTCACCCATGGTTTCCCCCATGTCTTGCTGTGCCTTCACAAGGGATTCAGCCTACAAATATAATCCACAAAAACGGTTTGTTCCAAACAGAATACAACATATGATGCATAAATCAACTAAAAAGGATGACACTTTTACCTGCTGTGAGGAGTTGATAATTTGTTGCTCGAGATCAagcatcttctccttcttctccaaaaactctttatcttcttcaacaaCCGCTGGTTTCGACCCACCCCAGTCATTAGAAACCGACTGCCTCAGTTCCTTAAACAACCTCAGCAGATCCCTACCTCCTCTAGCAGGCTGAACCACCTCATGCACCGGCACCGCAGATGCCCCACCTTCACCAAACAGCTGCTTCGGAAGCTTCACAGCACCATCCAACATCCTAGACGCCACATCAGTACTCATCGGCAGCGGCAACTTCCCTTGCACCTGAAGGAACACTTTCAGCTCATCGCTCTTCCTAATAACAGGGTGTGCACTGAGCCTACGCAAATACTTCTCCAACGCAACTCTCCTCTGCTCCACAAACTCTTGCTTCTGCATAACCTGACTCTCTACCACGCTCTTATCCGGCCTCGGTGGGATGCAGAACCCTCTGTACGACTCAGCCAATCGATCTGCCAGCGTAACAACATCTCTAAACCTTCTCCGCACGCTGGACTCGGATACGCCGAAGTCAGGGAGATTCGTCCTCGTCGTGATCTGGTACGTGATGTAAGTGTTTCCTCCCACGATGGAGTTCGAAGTCTCCTGCTCTTTCTGAGGGTTCGATACGGTGATCTTGATGTAATCGGAGCTCGACGAAGAAGGAGATCTCGATAGCGAATCGGGGGAGAGACTACTATCCTCGCCGCCGTTGATCTCGCTGTCCGAGGTCTCATCGAAAGGGCTGAAGATAACATCGGCGTAAGACGGCGGCTCGATGTAGGAGGACGGCGCAGTAAGTGGATCGGAATCAGCCGGAGTCAGGACGGTAGGGAGCGGGGAGAGAGGGTCGTGAACGTTGGAGAGTGTTGACATGGCGCTGCGATAAGCAGAGTTCGATGAATCGCCGTTGACATCGCCGCCGTTAAGGGCGAGATTCTCCATCTCCTCCTTCGCTGCATTGAGATTCGTCTCTTCGAACACGTCGGCATTCTCCGATCCCATCATCTTCTCTTCTCCggagtaacaaaaaaaaatcgattagGGTTTGACGATTTGGGAAGAAACGGAGAGATTGCTGCGCCGGTGGCTAATCGCATTAAAAGACACCGGACTCGCTAAGATGCGCAGGTGGGGTAATGTGAAGGAAGACTAACGTGCGCACTGTATCGGATCATGGATGGCACGTGAAGTGGGGTTAAAGTCTCGTCGTTTGACAATCGCCAATGCGTAACATGTGATGCAAGGAATCTGTCAACGTGAATCACCGATGGGCTTCTTAATGGGCCTGTGTAAACCCATCTAAAAACCCAATTTATTTATTCCCGACGGTAATAGCATTATCGCCGCAACCAAACGGATTGATTAGGTTTTCATTTGGTTCTTAATCTGCAAGAGGTCTCTCTGATCGTCGTCGTATCCTGTCTTAACCGCAACTGTATCTTCGGTCAACTGATAACTCACTTCTTTTTCCCGACAAACTATGGCTTCCAAATTCGGGTTAGCGGGTGGAATCCCAGAGCGTCGTGTCCGACCAATCTGGGACGCAATCGACTCTCGTCAATTCAAGAACGCTCTCAAGCTCCTCACTTCGCTTCTCTCCAAGTACCCGAAGTCACCTTATGCTTTAGTAAGTTATCATCCAATCATTggtttcgttttttttcttctttctgtaATCTTTAAAACGGGAGTGTTGTTGCATTGATAGGCGCTTAAAGCTCTGATTCATGAGAGGATGGGGAAGCCAGATGAGGCGCTGACTGTGTGCTTGGATGCTAAGGAGCTTTTGTATAAAGATGATTCGTCGTTGATGGATGATCTTACGCTTAGCACATTGCAAATTGTGTTTCAGAGACTTGATCACTGTAAGTGCCCTTCTTATAAAGAAGAGTTTAGAAGCTTGGTTATATCTAATTCGTTTGTTTTTGATGTGATTAGTGGACTTGGCTACTGGTTGTTACGCTCATGCCTGTGGTAGATTCCCTAATAATTTGGAGCTTATGATGGGGCTCTTTAATTGCTATGTTCGTGAATATTCTTTTGTGAAACAGCAGCAGGTTGGTCTTTCTGCTGGTGATGAACAGTTTATCAGTCTTTATTTCCCTTTTCTTATGTCTTTTTCTGTGACAGACAGCCATCAAAATGTACAAACTTGCCGGAGAAGAAAGGTTCTTGCTGTGGGCAGTTTGTAGCATCCAGTTACAGGTGCGGCCACCGTCTATGCTGCTATTGTTTAGCCTTTTGGTACTCTATTTCTGAGTTGTGAAGATCTTGTACAGGTTCTATGTGATAAGAGTGGGGAGAAGCTCTTGCTTCTGGCTGAGGGTTTGCTTAAGAAGCACATTGCCTCTCATAGTATGCATGAGCCAGAAGGTGAATTCATATTACCATGAATGTCTTTTCTTTCTCAAGTTATCGAACTAGTTCAGATTTCTTCAGGTTTTCTTCTACTAATGAAAGTCTGGTTGTTTTCAGCTCTCATGGTGTATATCTCTTTGCTGGAACAACAATCCAAATACAAGGATGCTTTAGAAGTCCTTTCTGGAAATCTGGGTTCTCTTTTGGTGATTGAAGTCGATAAATTACGGATACAGGTAATTTACAAGGCTTTTTGCATTATATTTTACGTAGGGCACCTAAATTCTGATATAATGCATGTTCCCTTAGTTTGAAGTTGAAATTATAGATAATATGTACTAGCATACAGAGTCTTTTGTTGTATGATCAGTTTCTCACGCAAACTCTCACACTTTAAGCTGACAGGGGAGACTCCTTGCTAGGGCACGTGACTACAATGCTGCTGTTGATGTCTATAAAAAAATCTTAGAATTGAGGTACCTTGTCAATGCATGAGCATTTCAACTCAGTGTTTTCAGAGTTGGCACTCTTTCCGGATTGATCTTTCGATTGTTTCTGTCGGTATGCtgacatgttttttttgttcgcTTGGCAGTCCAGATGATTGGGAGTGTTTCCTACAATATCTCGGCTGTTTGTTTGAAGATGACAGCATGTGGAAATTCTTTGACGATATTGATCAAATTCATCCAACTAAAAACATAGAATGCAAGTTTTCTCACCTTACAGAAGAAATGGTAATTATAATAACCTAATTCGTGTTCCTTTGCTTTTTTCCTTAACTTCTGGCATATACATTATCTAATTTCTTATCCAACATGCAGTTTGATTCTCGTATATCAAGTGCTTCAGAATTGGTGCAGAAGTTACAGAGAGATACTGAGAATAGTAACTTAAGGGGTCCGCACTTGGCAGAAATTGAAATCGAGAAGAGAAAGTTCTTATATGGAAAGAAGAACGACAGCGAGTTACTAAAATCGTTACTGCAATATTTTCTCAAGTATATCTCTATGAACTCTTTTTCGGTTGTTATCTTTTGCTTACGGAGTCTGACTTGCGTATCGCTTTGCATGCAGATTTGGTCATTTAGCTTGCTATGCTTCCGACGTTGAAGCATTCCTACATGTATTACCCCCTCATAAAAAGGCAGAGTTTGTCGGAATGTTAGTGGAAAATGCTGATTCGGTTTCTGCATCAGCAACCACAGTACTTGGTCAAACAACAACCATACTCAAAGTTCAAGAACTGACGGGAAACATCTTTGAGCTTCCTCTTGGCGGTATGTTCTCTTTGCTCACATACCTTTTTCCGAAAAATTTCCATGTTTTCTCCTTATGAAGATTCAGTTTTGAATCTACAAGCTGTGCGACTCTTTTGTGCATATGGCATCTCTCTGTTTTGGTGTACAGTGTAATGCATCATTTTCCATCATAGTTTCGTGTTGCCTCCCTTATGTGGGTTTCTTATTATTGCAATCTAGTTGTTCTGCATCGGTTTATAATTCCATCTTTCCTTCCAATATGTAGAGATTGAAGCCTCTGCTGTCAAACTGGCGAAGTTATACTGTCAAAATCTTCCGCTTTCCAAGGACTTGGATCCTCAAGAGAGTATGTTTGGGGAAGAACTTCTATCTTTGATTAGCAACATGTTGGTCCAGGTACTTTGATTGTGTTGCATGCTTCCCCGATACAGTATAACcccttgttatatatataattaacctTGCTGTTGTTTCCAGTTATACTGGCGTACTCGAGATTTTTGCTATCTTGCTGAGGCTATCATGGTTCTTGAGTTGGGCTTGTCCATCCGAGGGTCAGTAACTAATTGTTATAGCTATGAAAACGTTGATTGAGTTTCTAACAGTGCCACTTGATGATTACCTTTTGTTTTCACAGACATGTCTGGCAGTACAAGATCTTGCTGTTACACATATATTCTTATATTGGTGCTCTTCCACTTGCATTTGAACGGTATTCATAGCTCTcatctttactttttttttcctggAAAATTAAAACCTTCTTCAGCTAGTTTTACTGAATCACTTGTTTATCTTATGTAAGGTATAAAGCTCTGGATGTGAAGAACATCTTGACGGAAACGGTTTCACACCATATTCTCCGCCAAATGTTGGAATCTCCCATGTGGGTAGACTTGAATAACCTCCTACAAGACTACCTCAAGTTTATGGATGACCATTTGAAAGAGTCTGCAGACCTTACGTTCCTTGCTTACCGCCACAGAAATTACTCAAAAGTAAACAATTTGAATTCCTCTCCATTACCATATCTCCCTGTGTACATTTGGTTACTGTCGTGACTTATCTGAATTATCCAATCTCAGGTTATCGAATTTGTCCTATTCAAACAAAGACTGCAGCAGTCAAACCAGTACGAAGCTGCGAGGGTTGAAGCGTCTCTCTTGCAATTGAAGCAGAATGCAGATAGCATCGAGGAAGAAGATGTAACAAATACAATATCCTTGTCCTGTAAATTACCTTATGTCCATTTATTTGATCCTCTCATAATAATATGTAACTCTGCATGTATTCTTGTTGTGTCTAGCGCGTTCTTGAAGACCTGAAATCTGGAGTTCAGCTTGTGGAGCTCTCGAACGAAATGGGATCAAGGACACTGAGGTTCAATGAAGATATGCAAACACGACCATGGTGGACACCTTGTCCTGAGAAAAACTATCTATTAGGTAAGTCTTTCCTTCACTATATTAgttgtttatttttctgttgTGGTGCTATTCTTAATATCAATCAACAACGTCTGTAGGTTCATTTGAAGATTTTTCTTACTGTCCCAAAGAGAATGTGGTACGTTTGTCTATATTATCAATACATCTTCTCTTGTACTTGGGGACCGGTACAATCTAATAATGTTTGTAATTGTTGCGTGTCTATAGAACAAAGATCGTGAAGAAAACGTGAGACGAGCCATCCAGAGAAAATCCCTTGTGCCTCGGATGATATATCTCTCTATTCAGTGTTCGGCAACAGCATTAAAGGAGAGTATAGAAACCAATGGGTCTGGAGGTGACATCAAAACCTGCGAAGAGCTTAAGTCCTTGCTGGATGAGTACACCAAAACGTTGGAATCTTCTTTCAGTGACGCTGTAGAGAAGATCACAGAGATCTCACAGGGTGCAAGGACTTTTGAGGTTAGCTTATTCTACTTCTTCCAAGTGCACTCATGTCAACTGGTCTTACTGTTATTGACTTTGTGGGAAAATTCTGCAGACGCTCGGTTCAGATCTTGTTGACTGGTTGAATTTTGCGGTATTTTGGAATGCTTGGAGCCTGAATTCCCAAGAGCACTGGAACGTGTTGAACTTGCTATTTGAGAGGCTTATCCTGGACAGAATCAAATCAATGGGATCTTCAGAGATGAGTTCTTGCTATTCTGATGTGCAGGTCTTGGTTCAGATCATCACTGAACCGTTGGCGTGGCACAGTCTTATAATCCAGGCTTGCACCCGCTCGTCTCTCCCATctgggaaaaagaagaagaaagctcaACATTCAGATCATTTACCTTCCTCCCCGATGTCTCAAGCAATCAAAGATTCTATACATTCCTTATGCAGCACAGTACAAGAAGTATCTAACTGGCTAGTTAATCAAATGAACAACCCAGAAGATGATCAAGTGGAGAGATTTTTGACAACTCTGAAGAGGAATAAAGGACCGGGACAGGTTCTTGAGGTTCTGGAGAGTTTCATTGCAACCAGCGAAGAGTCGGAGGTTGGTAGCCGCATCTTTGAATCACTAAAAACATGGAGCAAGGCAGATTCAGCACGTAAAACAGTCACGGCGCAACAGAGAGTCCTCCATGAGTTTCACCAAATCTGTGAATCTAAGAGAAAGCTGCTGGAAAAGCTCAAACAACAGATGTCCCATGTTTGATTGATCCTCTTAAATCATAAGAACACGTTAGAGAGAAACGTCGCTGCTTTTTGTTTGTTGGCTATTTCATTCTCATTCATAACAGAACACACGTTGATGTGGTGATGTTTCAGtacaatttttgaaaaaaaatgttttacatTTATTCTTCTATGCAACAAACTTCTGACAACGAGTATCCTTGTGAATGTTTTGGCAACGGATAGAACAAAAGCGCATCCCGCATAAGCAACAGTTGTACCCTGCAATGTACCCACAGACCGTACAGAAATGGCGACGAGAAGACGAAGTCGGAGGTCCCACTGCTGCTTTCAAGTAAGTAGGCACATGCGATGGTAAAGATTCCAAATTTGCCTGTAAGAGAACCCATATTAGCTTGGACTCAGCTGTAGAAATGATAACAAAGAGTTAACTACGTTACCTCCTGCAAGAGCTCAGTGAAGGACTTGGGAGCTTTACGAGCCTCCAAAGCTTTAGCTTGTCGAGTTTTACGCTTTGATCCCTTGTGTTGCTTCTTCTGCACGTAACCTACAACAAACCAAAACACATGAATAAAACTAGAAGACCTACAGATCAAAGAGAGTAATTAAAGATTATTCACCGAGATCATCGTCTTCGTCGAGAGATGCTTCTTCATCATCGTTCAAATCAACCACCTCGACAGCTCCATTGTCGTTCTCTAAAGCTTCCAGCCTAGCTATAGCAGCCTAGAGTTAACCAAAGACAAATGAAGTCTCATtgccaagaaaaaaaatcataaagagATTTCGAAATCATACAAGAAACCTGGGTTCGATTGTCGGTGCTTGTAAGAGCTGCCGCCATCTTCGTAGCAACCTTACGAGTACGGCTCGAGACTCTACGGTTCGCCATGTCTTCCTCCATACCGCTTAGGACGATTCAGTGTACCGGCGACGGTGGAAGAGCAGCGGCTGTAGAGTGGTATACGGCGTATTCGCGAGAAATGAACAACGGTGACTCTTTAGGTGTCTGGTCCAGAAATAGTCTGGTTCACTCTATAACGGCCCATTGGGCTTTCTGATTTAACAATTTGTAGAGTCACTTTAAACACTTTTATCTCTAATATCcaagttttcaaaatataataaacaaattataaactataataatttataaatatgaaaataatatataagtatCTCAAAATTTGTTACTATTATATACAatctcataaatatataaaatatttttgcacAAGTGTCAAATTTCAAGGTACCtacatattttttcttatttttgtttgttaataacttttgaaaaacatatacagtgaaacctctataaattaataatgttgggattacaccaaaactataatttttttaattaatttatagagatattaatttatcgatatattAATTGAACCAAAACTCAATTTGAgttaaaactttattattttatagagatttttagtgtatattaatttatagagtattaatttaaagaggttatactgtatATGAAGATGTTTTGCAGTATTTATATTTCCATAAgttctaaattatatatataaattgaatgaatcatttaaaaaaattactcgattttcataaatattttaagtttttcacctaaaacttacaaaaactatatttttttagagtGAAATATCCTTGAAATTCTGACAACGCAGCTGCATAAAaccaagaaaaatgaaaaagaaaattgataAACCAAATGAAGCTGCTTCTACATTGGAATTTATTAGCTTGTACAATGAACTTGGATACAAATTTTGTTTAGATAGCAAGATCATCCCAAAAATACAGAatgtacaaaacaaaaaagaaacctAATCAGTTAAGCAATCTGTGTCCTAACTAACAATTATTACAAGACCAATAAGACACTAACTTCTTGTAATCAAACTTGCCATTCAAGAAACCACCACCTTTCTGGTTCCTCACCTGTTGCTGTACTACCAACACCGAACCTTCCGATGCAAACACACTCTTAGCCACAGTGTCTCCAATAACTCCAAGCTGGTGGTTCTCACTCCACTCCGCAAGCCCTTCTATAATCTTCGGATTGATACCTTCTCTCTTCCCCGTTATCCACAGATCATAGTCGTTGTCATTCAACGCTTGTATTGCCGCCAGCGTCTCCGCACCGTTCTTGACCACAACCTCCCTGTAACTAACCCTCTCCTTCTCTTCATTCTTGACCCAAAACCATGTCACCACCCCATCGTCCAGCTTCTTCTCCCTCTCGTCCTCTCCTTCATGGTTGAACGACAAGAACCTGATCACCGTCAGGGTTATGTCTGGATTCACCATCATCCTGTCGGCCAGATGCAGAGCTTCTCTGTTATCAGCTCCTCCTAAGAACAGAACCACAAAACGGTGCGTTTCTTGGGACCGAGCGTTTCTACGCCGTCCCTTGTCGTAATAGATACAAACAGAGCATGGCGTGTGGGCCAAGACATCCGCGTTCACGGATAACATGCCGGAGTTACGTAGCTCCGTTGGTGCATCGTCGTCGAGACGTTCTTGCTGATAAGGTAAGAGAATGAAAGCGGTTTTATTAGCCAATGCTAGCTGGCAAATGTTGTGGTACATTAGACGCTTTGGAGCATGAGCTGTGTAGGCACGTAGCGTTACACATTCATCTCTTTTCTCTTGGTACAACCTAAATGCGGTTTGCACCTGGTTTCTCCGGGcaccttcatcttcttcttcttccacctcttcctcatcgtcctcctcttcctcttcctcctcctcgtgGTCGATAAAAACCGGCGAGGCTCGTCCCATTAACTCCACTAACTGGATAGCGTATATACAAAAGGGGCTAGTTGTAGTGGGATTAGCAAGGTCGAGGAAGGTGAACAAACCGGACAAGGCTTCGTGGTCGGCGACGGCGAGAACAAGTCCCACCTCGGTAGACGGGGGAGTGTGTTGTATGGTGCGGTACTTGCTGATCCTGTAAGGACGATCTGGATCGTAAAGGAAGCTGATAAGCGGTGTAGCTATTCCCGTAACCACAAGGGCATGCAAAACCAAGATAGCAAAACCGGGTAAACCGATTATATTTTTGTCTATCCAGTGCAAGTAGAGCAAGGTATCTATCTGGCCTCTCAAGTTCAGCATGAGACCAAGCGTGAGGCTGTCTCTGGTGGGGATTTTAAAGAAGACAGCAGCGGAAAACACAGCGAGAAACTTAGAGATGAATCCAACGACTGTCATGTAGACAAGAGGAGAGAGCTTTTGTTCCCAAATATCATTGGTGATAAGATTGACATTGGTCTTGAGTCCCACCAAACCAAAGGAGAAAGGCATCAAGAACTCATGGATGAAAGTCTCGCTCCTAATAGCCAGCGTCGAACCCAAAGGTGGACCTTGAGGGACAATGAACCCTAGCAAAATGGGTCCCATGCCCATAGATAAACCAAACATGTCTGTAATGAAACAAGCGACAAGAACACCCATGAGAATCATTACGATGTAGTTTTGGTCGACGAGTTTTCCCTCTGGCGTTTGGTCGACCACCCACTCAAGAGCTCGTGCCACAACCAAAGACATAAAAGCATTGAATATAACGACCGATATAAGATACCAAACTATAGCCGTGGCTCCTCCTTCCTCTACCTGATTCAAGGCCTCGAAAAAAATAAGAGCAACAATCGCTGCCATGTCTCCAATGAGAGCCACCGACATGGCGAACTTGCCTACTTCAGAGTTGAGAAGGTTCATGTCTCTTAAGACGGTGTAGATGACAGGGAAAGAACTGAAAGCCAAGGCAAACGCAATCGATCCAACGGATGAAAACTTTCTCATGTTCTTGTCCATTTTGTCTCGCATTGCCATCCCCGTGGCCAAAGTGCAGACCAGGGGGACGACAATGCCGATCACAGCAATGTACTTATGCTTTCTTGGAGACTTTGCAATGGCTGAAACGTCAGTTTTGGCCGCAGTGATAAAGAAGAAGTAAACAAATCCCAACAGTCCCAAGTTTTCACATATGT
Above is a window of Brassica napus cultivar Da-Ae chromosome A10, Da-Ae, whole genome shotgun sequence DNA encoding:
- the LOC106420409 gene encoding cation/H(+) antiporter 24-like; translation: MLNIDHTTKYMFSSKKLVTRRKKQRTKRKLELFPKMTHIHTCFQKSINFVSIVFSFSLSIDDHNRFALDEPNRDLKQIFCMVRHFPSNDRILMPIHIGFWPEDPPPTGQVSTRDLSSRLPVVCRHIHSKQPFGMFRGENAMNYAFSTFLIEAILIIFFIKTTCFLLRPLRQPRIVCEIIGGMMIGPSMLGGSRNFNYYLFPPISNYICENLGLLGFVYFFFITAAKTDVSAIAKSPRKHKYIAVIGIVVPLVCTLATGMAMRDKMDKNMRKFSSVGSIAFALAFSSFPVIYTVLRDMNLLNSEVGKFAMSVALIGDMAAIVALIFFEALNQVEEGGATAIVWYLISVVIFNAFMSLVVARALEWVVDQTPEGKLVDQNYIVMILMGVLVACFITDMFGLSMGMGPILLGFIVPQGPPLGSTLAIRSETFIHEFLMPFSFGLVGLKTNVNLITNDIWEQKLSPLVYMTVVGFISKFLAVFSAAVFFKIPTRDSLTLGLMLNLRGQIDTLLYLHWIDKNIIGLPGFAILVLHALVVTGIATPLISFLYDPDRPYRISKYRTIQHTPPSTEVGLVLAVADHEALSGLFTFLDLANPTTTSPFCIYAIQLVELMGRASPVFIDHEEEEEEEEDDEEEVEEEEDEGARRNQVQTAFRLYQEKRDECVTLRAYTAHAPKRLMYHNICQLALANKTAFILLPYQQERLDDDAPTELRNSGMLSVNADVLAHTPCSVCIYYDKGRRRNARSQETHRFVVLFLGGADNREALHLADRMMVNPDITLTVIRFLSFNHEGEDEREKKLDDGVVTWFWVKNEEKERVSYREVVVKNGAETLAAIQALNDNDYDLWITGKREGINPKIIEGLAEWSENHQLGVIGDTVAKSVFASEGSVLVVQQQVRNQKGGGFLNGKFDYKKLVSYWSCNNC